One window of the Eriocheir sinensis breed Jianghai 21 chromosome 59, ASM2467909v1, whole genome shotgun sequence genome contains the following:
- the LOC126985440 gene encoding protein TRC8 homolog — MNLPAQALSILDTALRVPPLFIMDEILKCCFGFSNNIHARYSNFFSDENPFLNDEGFGHLQSEELRHWPADNDTTVEMEDYPVLSTIALTLAKILMFILVYLLSTVAFLLSSQRLMQVYLVVGSLVVVVVGYQLNVATLLFLAAPPQSDHPALLYSLLSLNTTAIWGSGTTVSALGANYLCQGGLGYLFTVLHAGPAHPLLHRLLVLSFLSPSLSVLLPLPEAVLSAVPLFAALLPLAVVKYVVASNLLRGSQVVMGGYQYARNVMREFGLHSLLESEWVRLNVPNVLRTFWLVRAANHVVLLLGEFMYARGEQQTLWDLDVGALYVIFKAVMTQGCETAVALLGMTSIVSYVSHYVGVAFQMVLLTVEDDDRSMGTVCAILFFILAEQSGLTVMEGEKRFVRLCRNFCLIFTAMLHFIHNMVNPVLMSLSASRNPALYRHARALLVCSLLVLLPAVLLYVLWSFYPLSTWLLAVSAFSVQVVVKTLVSVLIYGLFLVDAYRAAFWERLDDYVYYIRAFGNSVEFVFGILLFFNGAWIYLFESGGSIRAFMMCIHAYFNIWCEARNGWTVFMKRRTAVNKINSLPEASEAQLLKHDDVCAICFQALHSARITRCNHYFHSVCLRKWLYVQDSCPLCHETLYKVEVPEEQQGGQAGGTEAIWDIVAEEGTPDPPVDHGGEADSPVWDQQDIDLILGENMGGGQVVVDQEVGEVVLQPPQQPTLPTASQEGLDSDTTHENNQVFNLRLRRGHIIDQDIGQQ, encoded by the exons GTATTCCAATTTCTTCAGTGATGAGAATCCATTTCTAAACGACGAGGGGTTTGGGCACCTGCAGAGTGAGGAGCTGAGGCACTGGCCGGCGGACAATGACACCACCGTGGAGATGGAGGACTACCCGGTGCTCTCCACCATAGCCCTCACCCTCGCCAAAATACTTATGTTCATATTAG TGTACTTATTGTCAACGGTGGCTTTCCTGCTGAGCTCCCAGAGGCTGATGCAGGTGTACCTGGTGGTGGggagtctggtggtggtggtggtgggctacCAGCTCAATGTGGCCACTCTGCTCTTCCTGGCTGCACCCCCCCAGTCTGACCACCCAGCCCTCCTCTACAGCCTCCTCTCCCTCAACACCACGGCAATCTGGGGCAGCGGGACCACCGTCTCAGCGCTGGGGGCCAACTATCTGTGTCAGGGCGGGCTGGGCTACCTGTTCACCGTGCTGCACGCTGGGCCGGCCCACCCCCTGCTGCACCGCCTCCTCgttttgtccttcctctccccgaGCCTATCCGTGCTGCTGCCACTGCCCGAGGCCGTGTTGTCCGCCGTGCCACTGTTCGCTGCACTGCTGCCGCTGGCTGTGGTGAAGTATGTCGTGGCCAGCAACCTGCTTCGCGGCTCCCAGGTGGTGATGGGCGGCTACCAGTACGCCCGTAACGTCATGAGGGAGTTTGGGCTGCACTCACTGCTGGAGAGTGAGTGGGTGAGACTCAACGTCCCCAATGTCCTGCGCACCTTCTGGCTGGTGCGGGCGGCCAACCacgtggtgctgctgctgggggagTTTATGTACGCCCGCGGGGAGCAGCAGACCCTGTGGGACCTGGATGTGGGGGCGCTGTACGTTATCTTCAAGGCCGTGATGACGCAGGGCTGTGAGACAGCTGTGGCGCTGCTCGGCATGACCAGTATCGTGTCATACGTCAGCCACTACGTGGGCGTGGCCTTCCAGATGGTGCTGCTGACGGTGGAGGATGACGACAGAAGCATGGGCACCGTCTGTgccatccttttcttcatcctggCTGAACAGAGCGGCCTCACCGTCATGGAGGGAGAGAAGCGCTTTGTCAGACTTTGTCGTAACTTCTGTCTCATCTTCACTGCGATGCTGCACTTCATCCACAACATGGTGAACCCGGTGCTCATGTCCCTCAGCGCCTCCAGAAACCCTGCACTCTACCGCCACGCCCGCGCCCTGCTAGTCTGCtccctgctggtgctgctgccggCAGTGCTGCTCTATGTGCTCTGGTCCTTCTACCCACTGTCCACTTGGCTGCTGGCCGTGTCTGCCTTCTCCGTGCAGGTGGTGGTCAAGACGCTGGTGTCGGTGCTCATCTACGGCCTCTTCCTGGTGGACGCCTACCGCGCTGCCTTCTGGGAGCGCCTCGATGACTACGTCTACTACATCCGCGCCTTTGGGAACAGCGTGGAGTTTGTGTTtggcatcctcctcttctttaacgGAGCGTGGATCTACTTGTTTGAGTCCGGAGGATCAATCCGCGCCTTTATGATGTGCATCCACGCCTACTTCAACATCTGGTGCGAGGCGAGGAACGGTTGGACAGTGTTCATGAAGCGCCGCACCGCCGTCAACAAGATCAACTCCCTCCCCGAGGCCTCCGAGGCACAGCTCCTCAAGCATGATGACGTGTGTGCCATCTGCTTCCAGGCCCTGCACAGCGCACGCATCACCCGCTGCAACCACTACTTCCACAGCGTCTGTCTACGCAAGTGGCTGTATGTGCAGGACTCCTGTCCACTGTGCCACGAAACCTTGTACAAGGTGGAGGTGCCAGAGGAGCAGCAGGGTGGCCAGGCTGGGGGAACTGAAGCCATCTGGGACATAGTTGCTGAGGAGGGGACCCCAGACCCACCCGTAGATCATGGAGGAGAGGCTGACTCACCAGTCTGGGATCAGCAGGACATTGACCTCATCCTGGGGGAGAACATGGGTGgggggcaggtggtggtggaccaGGAGGTGGGAGAGGTTGTGCTGCAGCCCCCCCAGCAGCCCACTCTCCCCACTGCCTCCCAGGAGGGATTGGACAGCGACACAACACACGAAAACAATCAAGTATTCAACCTCAGACTCCGCAGAGGACACATAATAGACCAGGATATAGGTCAGCAGTAG
- the LOC126985442 gene encoding NAD kinase-like isoform X6, whose product MKLLDNQRHVWTIQDPASQRLTWYKPPLSVLVIKKVRDAQVIQPFIQLVRWLTLEKRMVVFVEASVMEDTHVTSHAGFPVLKDKLMNFREGQDDLTDKIDFIICLGGDGTLLYASSLFQQSVPPVMAFHLGSLGFLTPFKFDNFQDQVTNVLEGHAALTLRSRLRCIIIRKDQETGKGSRPPTNLLVLNEVVIDRGPSPYLSNIDLYLDGKRITSVQGDGLIVSTPTGSTAYAVAAGASMIHPSVPAIMLTPICPHSLSFRPIVVPAGVELKIAVSKNSRNTAWVSFDGRKRQELFYGDSLRVTTSIYPVPSICAEDQIADWFASLDECLRWNDRKRQKHFDDPEDLLPPDLPSDLAHSSSSDTLDSLSERNEVCDN is encoded by the exons atgaAGCTCCTGGATAACCAAAGACACGTGtg GACCATTCAGGACCCGGCCAGCCAGCGCCTCACGTGGTACAAGCCGCCCCTCTCCGTGCTGGTCATCAAGAAAGTTCGCGACGCTCAGGTCATCCAGCCCTTCATCCAGCTGGTCCGATGGCTGACCCTC GAGAAGCGCATGGTGGTGTTCGTGGAGGCGTCCGTGATGGAGGACACGCACGTTACCAGCCACGCGGGCTTTCCGGTGCTCAAGGACAAGCTCATGAACTTTAGGGAAGGACAGGATGACCTCACGGACAAGATCGACTTCATCATCTGTCTTGGCGGGGATGGAACGCTGCTCTacgcttcctccctcttccag caaaGTGTCCCGCCTGTCATGGCCTTCCACCTCGGGTCTCTCGGCTTCCTCACGCCCTTCAAGTTCGACAATTTCCAGGACCAGGTCACCAATGTACTTGAGG GACACGCGGCGCTCACCCTCCGCTCCCGCCTGCGTTGCATCATCATCCGCAAGGACCAGGAGACGGGGAAGGGCAGCCGGCCGCCCACCAACCTCCTGGTGCTCAACGAGGTGGTGATTGACCGCGGACCATCACCATACCTGTCCAACATTGACCTCTACCTGGACGGCAAGCGGATTACCTCAGTGCAGGGTGATG GCCTCATCGTCTCCACACCCACGGGCAGCACCGCCTACGCCGTCGCTGCGGGGGCCTCCATGATCCACCCGTCCGTCCCCGCCATCATGCTCACGCCCATCTGcccacactccctctcctttAGACCCATTGTGGTGCCTGCTGGAGTGGAACTGAAG ATTGCAGTCTCTAAAAACAGCAGAAACACAGCCTGGGTATCCTTTGATGGGAGGAAAAGACAAGAACTTTTTTACGGGGAtag CCTGCGCGTCACCACCTCCATTTACCCCGTGCCGTCCATCTGTGCCGAGGACCAGATCGCTGATTGGTTTGCCTCCCTGGACGAGTGCCTGCGCTGGAACGACAGGAAGCGACAGAAACACTTTGATGACCCCGAAGACCTGCTGCCGCCTGACCTGCCCTCTGACCTTGCACACTCCTCCAGCTCAGACACTCTTGATTCCCTCAGTGAAAGAAATGAGGTCTGTGATAACTAg
- the LOC126985442 gene encoding NAD kinase-like isoform X7, which translates to MRNSAMVMTIQDPASQRLTWYKPPLSVLVIKKVRDAQVIQPFIQLVRWLTLEKRMVVFVEASVMEDTHVTSHAGFPVLKDKLMNFREGQDDLTDKIDFIICLGGDGTLLYASSLFQQSVPPVMAFHLGSLGFLTPFKFDNFQDQVTNVLEGHAALTLRSRLRCIIIRKDQETGKGSRPPTNLLVLNEVVIDRGPSPYLSNIDLYLDGKRITSVQGDGLIVSTPTGSTAYAVAAGASMIHPSVPAIMLTPICPHSLSFRPIVVPAGVELKIAVSKNSRNTAWVSFDGRKRQELFYGDSLRVTTSIYPVPSICAEDQIADWFASLDECLRWNDRKRQKHFDDPEDLLPPDLPSDLAHSSSSDTLDSLSERNEVCDN; encoded by the exons GACCATTCAGGACCCGGCCAGCCAGCGCCTCACGTGGTACAAGCCGCCCCTCTCCGTGCTGGTCATCAAGAAAGTTCGCGACGCTCAGGTCATCCAGCCCTTCATCCAGCTGGTCCGATGGCTGACCCTC GAGAAGCGCATGGTGGTGTTCGTGGAGGCGTCCGTGATGGAGGACACGCACGTTACCAGCCACGCGGGCTTTCCGGTGCTCAAGGACAAGCTCATGAACTTTAGGGAAGGACAGGATGACCTCACGGACAAGATCGACTTCATCATCTGTCTTGGCGGGGATGGAACGCTGCTCTacgcttcctccctcttccag caaaGTGTCCCGCCTGTCATGGCCTTCCACCTCGGGTCTCTCGGCTTCCTCACGCCCTTCAAGTTCGACAATTTCCAGGACCAGGTCACCAATGTACTTGAGG GACACGCGGCGCTCACCCTCCGCTCCCGCCTGCGTTGCATCATCATCCGCAAGGACCAGGAGACGGGGAAGGGCAGCCGGCCGCCCACCAACCTCCTGGTGCTCAACGAGGTGGTGATTGACCGCGGACCATCACCATACCTGTCCAACATTGACCTCTACCTGGACGGCAAGCGGATTACCTCAGTGCAGGGTGATG GCCTCATCGTCTCCACACCCACGGGCAGCACCGCCTACGCCGTCGCTGCGGGGGCCTCCATGATCCACCCGTCCGTCCCCGCCATCATGCTCACGCCCATCTGcccacactccctctcctttAGACCCATTGTGGTGCCTGCTGGAGTGGAACTGAAG ATTGCAGTCTCTAAAAACAGCAGAAACACAGCCTGGGTATCCTTTGATGGGAGGAAAAGACAAGAACTTTTTTACGGGGAtag CCTGCGCGTCACCACCTCCATTTACCCCGTGCCGTCCATCTGTGCCGAGGACCAGATCGCTGATTGGTTTGCCTCCCTGGACGAGTGCCTGCGCTGGAACGACAGGAAGCGACAGAAACACTTTGATGACCCCGAAGACCTGCTGCCGCCTGACCTGCCCTCTGACCTTGCACACTCCTCCAGCTCAGACACTCTTGATTCCCTCAGTGAAAGAAATGAGGTCTGTGATAACTAg
- the LOC126985447 gene encoding translation initiation factor IF-2-like, giving the protein MGGTCSRETSPPLVGPRVSPAPKGPTPRPAQAWPGRTVKFLSPAGLLKPSTFRAGTAAHNGPAPLRPPTPSPRPDANQNWKHSELVAWRRAGAGQGAPPPRRATSAPSGPDQLEAAGWRAGQSGPRLGSGLRWGSGGLGEGLVALCWHYHPHYLR; this is encoded by the coding sequence ATGGGCGGCACCTGCAGCAGGGAGACCTCGCCCCCCCTAGTGGGGCCCCGTGTTTCGCCCGCCCCCAAGGGCCCGACCCCACGCCCTGCCCAGGCCTGGCCGGGACGCACCGTCAAGTTCCTCAGCCCCGCGGGGCTACTGAAGCCGAGCACCTTCAGGGCGGGCACCGCCGCTCACAACGGCCCCGCACCCCTCCGCCCCCCCACGCCCTCCCCGCGGCCTGACGCCAACCAGAACTGGAAGCACAGCGAGCTGGTGGCGTGGCGGCGGGCCGGGGCGGGTCAGGGCGCGCCGCCCCCGCGCCGGGCCACCTCGGCACCTAGCGGCCCCGACCAGCTGGAGGCGGCGGGCTGGCGGGCGGGGCAGAGCGGGCCCCGCCTGGGCTCTGGGCTGCGCTGGGGCTCGGGTGGCCTGGGGGAGGGCCTTGTGGCCCTCTGCTGGCACTACCACCCACACTACCTGCGGTga